The window GCTCCTGGCGGACCTTGTTGTATTCCGCGAAGAAGCCGTCTATTTTTGACTGGTATGATTTCAGCTTGGACGTCTGTTCCTGTTCCGATATCATTTCAGAAGCGCGGCTGAAGTTGGTTGCGGCCTCTTCGCTTTCGCCGATGTCGCGGTACATCTCGCCCAAGCAGAAATAACCGTCAACCAGGTTAGGCGCCTCGGCAATGGCCTTGCGGAAATTTGCCAGCGCCTCTTTATATTCCTTTTTCTTGGCCAAATCCTGGGCCTTTTTGATAAACACCTGGGCCACGTCGTCATCGGAATATGTAATCGCCCCGAATAACGCGCCAATCAATACGGCCAGTATCAAACGTTTCATATCAGTCCTTGATGTATTTCATCTGCCGGATGTTCATCTTAATCTGCTGAAGCCACAAACCGCTGGAGCCGTCCAAGAATCCCGGCTTTTCAGCCTTGTAGTCTATCACCGGCTTATCGTTGACAAAGCACTTGAGATTGCCTGATGAGACCTCTATCAACAAGGTATTCCAATCGCCATTCTTAAAGTCCTTGGGCAGGTCGGACTCCTTGATATTAAATCCCTTGCCGTCCTTAAAGACGATAAGTTTCAAACCATCCTCAAAAATACTAAGAACCGTCAGCTCTTCGGGCTTGTTGTTGTAACCGAGTATCACGCCGACACCGCCGCCCTTGGAGTTAAACTTGTCAATCTTGAATTCCAGATTTATTTTATACGACCGCTCCAGCCGGAGCTTGCTCCGGTGGCTGACCAATGCCTCATCGGTATCGCAGATAAGCACGCCTTTGTCCACCTTCCACAGAGCCGGATTCTGCATATTCCAGTCGCTCAGGTTTTCGCCGTTGAATATAGCCTGCCACGGCGCGAACACCCTTGATTGTTTCAGCTCCTGCATCAGCTTGGCCGCATCGGCGTTGGCCGGGCTGAAGGATAGAACGGTTTTAAGCACCGATTCGGTGAAGGCGATGTCTTTCTTGATGTTCTTGCGGGCAATGGCCAGAA of the Candidatus Brocadiia bacterium genome contains:
- a CDS encoding family 16 glycoside hydrolase produces the protein MKQAYFVAVLALVIAPLLIWGVNEDVAASLLKKGDEALQKNEPAKAIEIYKKALVESPGYPEAYLKLGNAYLKSGDKRRARRYFEQCISLIKETTKPTPALQAVSKDASAKITGLDKSKQEVVAIEKEYVKQLLAIARKNIKKDIAFTESVLKTVLSFSPANADAAKLMQELKQSRVFAPWQAIFNGENLSDWNMQNPALWKVDKGVLICDTDEALVSHRSKLRLERSYKINLEFKIDKFNSKGGGVGVILGYNNKPEELTVLSIFEDGLKLIVFKDGKGFNIKESDLPKDFKNGDWNTLLIEVSSGNLKCFVNDKPVIDYKAEKPGFLDGSSGLWLQQIKMNIRQMKYIKD